Proteins from a single region of Streptomyces sp. TN58:
- a CDS encoding GPW/gp25 family protein encodes MSERFIGRGWAFPLRVGPTGGIAMVDRERELEEAIRLVLGTAPGERPMRPDFGCGIHEYVFAPGDGDTAGRVAQQVREALERWEPRITVDDVVVAFDAVEAGTLYIDVHYTVRTTNDRRNLVFPFYTIPSEEGTEEMVAD; translated from the coding sequence ATGAGCGAACGGTTCATCGGCCGCGGCTGGGCGTTCCCGCTGCGCGTAGGACCCACCGGCGGGATCGCCATGGTCGACCGCGAACGCGAACTGGAGGAGGCCATCCGCCTCGTCCTCGGCACCGCCCCCGGCGAACGCCCCATGCGGCCCGACTTCGGCTGCGGCATCCACGAGTACGTCTTCGCCCCCGGCGACGGCGACACCGCCGGCCGCGTCGCCCAGCAGGTCCGCGAGGCCCTGGAGCGCTGGGAGCCGAGGATCACCGTCGACGACGTCGTCGTCGCCTTCGACGCCGTCGAGGCGGGAACCCTCTACATCGACGTGCACTACACGGTGCGCACCACCAACGACCGGCGCAACCTGGTCTTCCCCTTCTACACGATCCCCTCCGAGGAGGGGACCGAGGAAATGGTCGCGGACTGA